The Ptiloglossa arizonensis isolate GNS036 chromosome 9, iyPtiAriz1_principal, whole genome shotgun sequence nucleotide sequence GCCTGTCGTCCTGTAGCAGGTAGGCTGGTTTGAGTCGGTCTAACGACACTGGAACCACCCGATCCTTAACACGGATGTTGAAATGCTTCAGGTGTCGCTCGACTACCTCGTAAGGGCCGTCGTACGCCGGTTGCAGGGCGCCTTTGAGGCCGCCGTGCCTCACGAACACGTGCGTCGTTGTGGTGAGGTCCTTGAAGACGAACAGCTTTTTGTTTCCGTGGCGCGTTACAGGCGTCGGGCGCAATCCACGGAAATGCTCGCGTAGTTTCGCGACGTACGCTTCTTCATTGTCGTTCGCAGTTCGCCGCTCTATCAATAATTCGCCCGGCAGGCGAATCGGCTCGCCGTACAGCATTTCGGCAGGAGTCGCTTTGATGTCGTCCTTCTAGGCGGCTCGGATGCCTAAAAGGACGACCGGTAACGCCAAGGCCCAGCTGTCCGCGTGGCACACGATTGCCGATTTCAGCTGGCGGTGGAATCGTTTCACCATGCCGTTCGCTGCTGGATGATACGCAG carries:
- the LOC143151437 gene encoding uncharacterized protein LOC143151437, with product MLYGEPIRLPGELLIERRTANDNEEAYVAKLREHFRGLRPTPVTRHGNKKLFVFKDLTTTTHVFVRHGGLKGALQPAYDGPYEVVERHLKHFNIRVKDRVVPVSLDRLKPAYLLQDDRQDATSKPPPRKVDNDTAESRTNEQVKRTTKSGRRVSFPDRYVAG